One Arcobacter sp. F155 DNA window includes the following coding sequences:
- the sigZ gene encoding RNA polymerase sigma factor SigZ, with the protein MDKTTEEVWKEYHKQLLGFISSKVSNKQMAKDILHEVFIKIHSKMHTLNDFTKLKSWIYQITRNTIIDFYRTNKDIKEIPDWVEKPFEIDSDERINEELSLCLGFLIEKLPSKYKNAIQLTEIENKSQQELANDEQISLSGAKSRVQRGRKILKEMLLECCQLEINKHNRIVEVQIKDEKNCDLLK; encoded by the coding sequence ATGGATAAAACAACTGAAGAGGTATGGAAAGAGTATCATAAACAACTTCTTGGCTTTATTAGTAGTAAAGTTTCTAATAAACAAATGGCAAAAGACATACTACATGAAGTATTTATAAAAATTCATTCTAAAATGCATACTTTAAATGATTTTACAAAACTAAAAAGTTGGATATATCAAATTACAAGAAATACCATAATTGACTTTTATCGTACAAATAAAGATATAAAAGAGATACCTGATTGGGTAGAGAAACCTTTTGAAATTGACTCAGATGAGAGAATAAATGAAGAACTCTCTTTATGTCTAGGATTTCTAATCGAAAAGCTTCCTTCAAAATATAAAAATGCCATACAACTTACAGAAATAGAAAATAAATCTCAACAAGAACTTGCAAATGATGAGCAAATATCACTCTCTGGTGCAAAGTCAAGAGTTCAAAGAGGAAGAAAGATATTAAAAGAGATGCTTTTAGAGTGTTGTCAATTAGAAATTAACAAACATAACCGTATTGTAGAAGTACAAATAAAAGATGAAAAAAACTGTGATTTACTAAAATAA
- a CDS encoding protein disulfide oxidoreductase, with amino-acid sequence MKEKLKKYLKEIIVFVVVLTIAANAFSYYRSQDLNKEKLDLQTVTLLDGSLYTLPSDKPVLLHFWATWCPTCKFEASNIEKISKDYEVITVAVQSGTKEQIQNYLDEHKLSFKVINDEDGFYSRKFNIQAFPTTFIYDSKKSLKFSEVGYTSTFGLYARMALIK; translated from the coding sequence TTGAAAGAAAAATTAAAAAAATATTTAAAAGAGATTATTGTTTTTGTTGTTGTGTTAACTATTGCTGCAAATGCTTTTAGTTATTATCGTTCACAAGATTTAAATAAAGAAAAATTAGATTTGCAAACTGTTACATTATTAGATGGAAGTTTATATACTCTTCCTAGTGATAAACCTGTACTTCTTCACTTTTGGGCAACTTGGTGTCCAACTTGTAAATTTGAAGCTTCAAATATAGAAAAAATATCAAAAGATTATGAAGTAATCACAGTCGCTGTTCAATCTGGAACAAAAGAGCAAATACAAAATTATTTAGATGAGCATAAACTTAGCTTCAAAGTTATCAATGATGAAGATGGCTTTTATTCAAGAAAATTCAATATTCAAGCTTTTCCTACAACCTTTATATATGATAGTAAAAAGAGTCTAAAGTTTAGTGAAGTAGGTTATACATCAACCTTTGGATTATATGCAAGAATGGCTCTTATTAAATAA
- a CDS encoding ABC transporter substrate-binding protein, producing MNKIFLSIIILLTAINSFAMQKVTLQLKWFHQFQFAGYYIAKEKGYYKDVGLDVTIKERDLKYNNIKEVINNKAQYGIADSVLFLYKARNEPIITVAPIFQHSANILISRKDRKIQTIEDLNNKKIIFYPNDADGFSLLALLKKFNVDAELIRKREKGDYKKVINKQADLMPAYLTNEPFLFKEAGVETDIINPMNYGLDIYGDMLFTNKNEALNHPNRVKNFREASLKGWKYALENKEETIQLILEKYNSKKSIEHLRYEAKAIESLISKDLIPLGTMDKGRVQYINNLYIKYGLMDSKLDVNDFIFEEYVNSKGIDLTNEEKQYLVDNPTISVLNMEAFAPYNFNISNQAKGYSIEYMKLLANILNIKLEFKTVESWAKSLDMLKEGSLDIIPHIAINEERKKYIDYTDFTHINFSIALAVNKSSDIGTLEDLNGKTLSILDNTFFEEIIREKYPKIKLLTTKTIKEAIDAVSNGTADATIENLSTLEYHINNYWLSNLKTIKLNKDSGLVVNIPMYMGVKKGNNHLKSILEKANAFVKPNEITKLKSEWLIKNLGEHVDFTKDEYEYLIDKKNINYCIDPNWMPLDKIEENKHIGLSSEYIKIFEEKLGVNFNLIKTDSWSSSLESIKNENCELVPFIYRTKEREKILNISKPYLSFPLVVATKMKEPFIGDLKTLGKRKVSYVKDYAYKEVLKNSYPLIEFIEVSSINEGLNMVQRNQVYAHIGLLPTIGYQIQKNFSNSLKIAGEVQDEWSLSVATKKDNELLSNIMKKVLTSISEKKKEALFNKYSSVTYEESIDLKKILFIVSFFLVVIVIVIYKNRQINKLNINMKKYIRIIDEHVLTSSTSEKGTITQASKAFCKISGYEKNELIGKNHNIIRHEDMPKELFKELWETISSGKIWKGEIKNKRKDGSFYWVEAKISPIFNNKMEITGYTSIRHDITDKKRVEELSITDELTGLYNRRHFNKVFEDEINRAKRDGHALALMIFDVDCFKQYNDNYGHPKGDIVLKEIGKTINSLTKRSSDYAFRIGGEEFAIIFTPHFKETATDFAAIIKKEIESLQIEHRFNKASNYITVSIGLYSENGNKLEDAEAIYNHTDDALYKAKESGRNKFVLYEKK from the coding sequence ATGAATAAAATCTTTTTATCAATAATTATTCTACTAACAGCAATAAACTCTTTTGCAATGCAAAAGGTTACTTTACAATTAAAATGGTTTCACCAATTTCAATTTGCTGGATACTATATTGCCAAAGAAAAGGGCTACTATAAAGATGTAGGTCTTGATGTAACTATCAAAGAAAGAGATTTAAAATATAACAATATTAAAGAAGTAATCAATAATAAAGCCCAATATGGAATCGCTGATTCAGTACTTTTTCTTTATAAAGCTAGAAATGAACCAATAATTACAGTTGCTCCAATCTTTCAACACTCAGCAAATATACTAATTAGTAGAAAAGATAGAAAAATACAAACTATTGAAGACCTAAATAATAAGAAGATAATATTTTATCCAAATGATGCCGATGGTTTTTCTCTTCTTGCTTTACTAAAAAAATTCAATGTAGATGCTGAATTGATAAGAAAAAGAGAAAAAGGTGACTATAAAAAAGTTATAAATAAACAAGCCGACCTGATGCCTGCATATTTGACAAATGAACCTTTTCTTTTCAAGGAAGCAGGAGTTGAAACTGACATCATAAATCCAATGAATTATGGTTTAGATATCTATGGTGATATGCTTTTTACAAATAAAAATGAAGCACTAAATCATCCTAATAGAGTAAAAAACTTTAGAGAAGCTTCTTTAAAGGGTTGGAAGTATGCTTTAGAGAATAAAGAAGAAACAATCCAACTAATTCTTGAAAAATATAATAGTAAAAAATCAATTGAGCACTTAAGATATGAAGCAAAAGCAATAGAAAGTTTAATTTCTAAAGATTTAATTCCTTTAGGAACTATGGATAAGGGTCGAGTACAATATATCAATAATTTATATATTAAATACGGTCTTATGGATTCAAAACTTGATGTAAATGACTTTATTTTTGAAGAGTATGTAAATAGTAAAGGAATTGATTTAACAAATGAAGAAAAACAGTATTTAGTTGATAACCCTACTATATCTGTATTAAATATGGAAGCTTTTGCTCCTTATAACTTTAATATTTCTAATCAAGCAAAAGGATACTCAATTGAGTATATGAAACTTTTAGCAAATATTCTTAATATAAAACTGGAGTTTAAGACAGTTGAATCTTGGGCTAAATCTTTGGATATGCTAAAAGAAGGAAGTCTTGATATTATTCCACACATTGCTATAAATGAAGAAAGAAAGAAGTATATTGACTATACAGATTTTACACATATAAACTTTTCAATTGCACTAGCAGTTAATAAAAGTTCTGATATTGGTACTTTAGAAGATTTAAATGGAAAAACATTATCAATATTAGATAATACTTTTTTTGAAGAAATTATTAGAGAAAAATATCCAAAAATAAAACTCTTGACAACAAAAACAATAAAAGAAGCAATTGATGCTGTATCAAATGGAACAGCTGATGCAACAATAGAAAACCTATCAACACTAGAATACCATATAAATAACTACTGGCTAAGTAACTTAAAAACAATAAAACTAAATAAAGATAGTGGTTTAGTAGTTAATATTCCTATGTATATGGGAGTAAAAAAAGGCAATAATCATTTAAAATCAATATTAGAAAAAGCAAATGCCTTTGTAAAACCAAACGAAATAACAAAATTAAAATCTGAATGGCTTATCAAAAATCTAGGGGAACATGTAGATTTTACAAAAGATGAATACGAATATCTAATAGATAAAAAAAATATAAACTATTGTATTGACCCAAACTGGATGCCATTAGATAAAATAGAAGAGAATAAACATATTGGCTTAAGTTCTGAGTATATAAAAATATTTGAAGAAAAACTTGGAGTAAACTTCAATCTAATAAAAACAGATAGTTGGTCTAGTTCACTAGAAAGTATAAAAAATGAGAACTGTGAGCTTGTACCCTTCATATATAGAACAAAAGAGCGTGAAAAGATATTAAATATCTCTAAACCATACTTATCTTTTCCTTTAGTTGTTGCAACTAAAATGAAAGAGCCTTTCATTGGAGACTTAAAAACCTTAGGTAAAAGAAAAGTCTCATACGTAAAAGATTATGCCTATAAAGAAGTACTAAAAAACAGCTATCCTTTAATAGAGTTTATTGAAGTATCTTCTATAAATGAAGGTTTAAATATGGTGCAAAGAAATCAAGTCTATGCACATATTGGTTTACTTCCTACTATTGGTTATCAAATACAAAAAAACTTTTCTAATAGTTTAAAAATAGCAGGAGAAGTTCAAGATGAATGGAGCCTTTCTGTAGCTACAAAAAAAGACAATGAACTACTATCTAATATTATGAAAAAAGTTCTAACTTCAATTTCTGAAAAAAAGAAAGAAGCCTTATTTAATAAATATAGTTCAGTAACTTATGAAGAGAGTATCGATTTGAAAAAGATACTTTTTATTGTCTCTTTCTTTTTAGTAGTTATTGTGATTGTTATATATAAAAATAGACAAATTAATAAATTAAATATCAATATGAAAAAATATATTAGAATTATTGATGAACATGTACTTACTTCATCAACTAGTGAAAAAGGAACTATAACACAAGCCTCAAAAGCATTTTGCAAGATAAGTGGCTATGAAAAAAATGAACTAATAGGGAAAAATCACAATATTATTAGACATGAAGATATGCCAAAAGAGTTATTTAAAGAGTTATGGGAAACAATTTCTAGTGGCAAAATATGGAAAGGTGAAATAAAAAACAAAAGAAAAGATGGAAGTTTTTATTGGGTTGAAGCAAAAATTTCTCCTATTTTTAATAATAAAATGGAAATTACTGGTTATACCTCAATTAGGCATGATATAACTGATAAAAAAAGAGTTGAAGAGTTATCAATTACTGATGAATTAACTGGTCTTTATAATAGAAGACATTTTAACAAAGTCTTTGAAGACGAAATAAATAGAGCAAAAAGAGATGGTCATGCCTTAGCACTAATGATTTTTGATGTTGACTGCTTCAAACAATACAATGATAACTATGGCCACCCTAAAGGGGACATTGTATTAAAAGAGATTGGTAAAACTATTAATAGTTTAACAAAAAGGTCTTCTGATTATGCATTTAGAATTGGTGGTGAAGAGTTTGCAATTATCTTTACTCCACACTTTAAAGAGACAGCTACTGATTTTGCAGCAATTATAAAAAAAGAGATTGAGAGTTTACAAATAGAACATAGGTTTAACAAAGCAAGTAATTATATAACAGTTTCAATAGGTTTATACAGTGAAAATGGAAATAAACTAGAAGATGCCGAAGCTATATATAATCATACAGATGATGCTTTATACAAAGCAAAAGAGAGTGGTAGAAACAAGTTTGTTTTATATGAGAAGAAGTAA
- a CDS encoding LysE family translocator — MSLFLAMCTFSLIMSITPGPVNIVIVNSGINNGFKKTFAFISGATIGFTLLLVLIGLGFNTVLEKKSLFFSSLTFLSSLFIIYIGYKIINSTGNIEINNKEKKTPYFYEGFLMQWLNPKAWIASMSGVSLFSSSDFNLYSFIFIYFFICYLSLIFWGYIGEKISYLLKIEKHLKLLNFIMGSLLIVLAVYLFYVQIF; from the coding sequence ATGAGTCTATTTTTAGCTATGTGCACCTTCTCTCTTATAATGTCAATCACTCCAGGACCTGTAAATATAGTAATCGTAAACTCTGGTATAAATAATGGTTTTAAAAAAACATTTGCTTTTATATCAGGAGCAACTATTGGTTTTACCCTACTTTTAGTATTGATTGGGTTGGGTTTTAATACAGTTTTAGAAAAAAAGAGTCTGTTTTTTTCTTCTTTAACCTTCTTAAGCTCCTTATTTATAATATACATAGGATATAAAATTATTAACTCAACGGGGAATATTGAGATAAATAATAAGGAAAAGAAAACTCCATACTTCTATGAAGGTTTTTTGATGCAATGGCTTAATCCAAAAGCTTGGATTGCTTCAATGTCAGGTGTATCACTTTTTTCTTCTTCTGATTTTAATCTTTATAGTTTTATTTTTATTTATTTTTTTATTTGCTACTTAAGTTTAATATTCTGGGGATATATAGGAGAAAAAATTAGTTATTTACTTAAAATAGAAAAGCACTTAAAACTGCTTAATTTTATAATGGGTTCATTGTTAATAGTCTTAGCCGTATACTTATTTTATGTACAAATCTTTTAG
- a CDS encoding glutamine--tRNA ligase/YqeY domain fusion protein codes for MNESKDFLRVIVEEDLKSNKYNEVVTRFPPEPNGFPHIGHAKSICINFGIARDYNGHCNLRMDDTNPTKEDTKYVEALKDAVQWLGFDWGEEVYFTSDYFQKLYDYAVELIKKEKAYVDSINEEEMRELRGTVTQAGKRSQYANRTVEENLELFEKMKNGEFKDGEHVLRAKIDMSAANMKMRDPLLYRIRHAHHFRAGDKWCIYPMYDFAHCLSDYIEGVTHSICTLEFENNRDIYDWVLDTLELTPPRPYQHEFARLGINYTVMSKRKLLELVEGNYVSGWDDPRMPTIAGYKRRGYTPESILNFCDQIGIAKANSMVDVAQLEYCIRNDLNQKVPRVMCVLDPLKVTIENYEGEGEEIEASYYPHDVPKEGSRKIPFTKELFIEREDFNENPPKGYYRLTPTQPVRLRHGYIISCKEVIKDASGKIIEIKAEYYKDSKSGSDTSDIKVKSAIQWVSASKAKNIEVRLYDRLYKNEAPEGLDDLNPDSLSIIKDALVEPAVIEDDVDERFQFERQGYFYKDPIDYTDEAPVFNKIVSLKDSWAKKSKKEDDKPKPTQKQEPKKVQIDGEAAPLTKEQEALFEKYTKELKLNSEVSNILCRDEKLSSFYEETLKHLDSPVALANIVANDVAKQLKEKSISELKFNASDIAELIKMVDDETISTKIAKQVFEEMSESGKSPKQIVEDKGLIQISDPAVISPIIDEVIAKNPDNLEKFKNGNTKLSGFFVGQVLKATGGKANPKVVNQLVAQQLNK; via the coding sequence ATGAATGAAAGCAAAGATTTTTTACGTGTTATAGTAGAAGAAGACCTAAAATCAAACAAATATAATGAGGTGGTTACAAGATTCCCTCCTGAGCCAAACGGTTTTCCTCATATTGGACACGCTAAATCTATCTGTATAAACTTTGGTATTGCACGTGATTATAATGGTCACTGTAACCTTAGAATGGATGATACAAACCCAACAAAAGAAGATACAAAATATGTAGAAGCCTTAAAAGATGCTGTTCAATGGCTTGGTTTTGACTGGGGTGAAGAAGTATATTTTACATCTGATTATTTCCAAAAACTATATGACTATGCTGTAGAACTTATCAAAAAAGAAAAAGCATATGTTGATAGTATAAACGAAGAAGAAATGAGAGAACTAAGAGGTACTGTTACACAAGCTGGTAAAAGAAGCCAATATGCAAATAGAACAGTAGAAGAAAACCTTGAACTATTTGAAAAAATGAAAAATGGTGAGTTTAAAGATGGTGAACATGTATTAAGAGCAAAGATTGACATGAGCGCAGCTAATATGAAAATGAGAGACCCTCTTTTATATAGAATTAGACATGCACACCACTTTAGAGCTGGTGATAAATGGTGTATTTACCCTATGTATGATTTTGCTCATTGTTTATCTGATTATATTGAAGGTGTTACTCACTCTATTTGTACTTTAGAGTTTGAAAACAATAGAGATATCTATGATTGGGTATTAGATACTTTAGAACTTACTCCACCAAGACCATATCAACATGAATTTGCTAGACTTGGAATTAACTATACTGTAATGAGTAAAAGAAAGCTTCTTGAACTAGTTGAAGGTAATTATGTAAGTGGTTGGGATGATCCAAGAATGCCAACAATTGCTGGATATAAAAGAAGAGGATATACTCCGGAATCTATACTGAACTTCTGTGATCAAATAGGTATTGCAAAAGCAAACTCAATGGTTGATGTTGCACAATTAGAATATTGTATTAGAAACGATTTAAATCAAAAAGTTCCTAGAGTTATGTGTGTGTTAGACCCACTTAAAGTAACTATAGAAAACTATGAAGGAGAAGGTGAAGAGATTGAAGCCTCATATTATCCCCATGATGTTCCAAAAGAAGGTTCTAGAAAAATACCATTTACAAAAGAGCTTTTTATAGAGAGAGAAGACTTTAATGAAAATCCTCCAAAAGGATACTATAGACTTACTCCTACTCAACCTGTAAGATTAAGACATGGTTATATCATCTCTTGTAAAGAAGTTATCAAAGATGCAAGTGGGAAAATCATTGAAATTAAAGCCGAATACTATAAAGACTCAAAAAGTGGAAGTGATACAAGTGATATCAAAGTAAAAAGTGCTATTCAATGGGTAAGTGCAAGTAAAGCAAAAAACATAGAAGTTAGACTTTATGATAGACTTTATAAAAATGAAGCCCCAGAAGGATTAGATGATTTAAACCCTGATTCTCTTTCTATTATCAAAGATGCACTTGTAGAACCAGCTGTAATTGAAGATGATGTAGATGAAAGATTCCAGTTTGAGAGACAAGGTTATTTCTACAAAGACCCAATTGATTATACAGATGAAGCTCCTGTATTTAATAAGATTGTATCATTAAAAGACTCTTGGGCTAAAAAGAGTAAAAAAGAAGATGATAAACCAAAACCTACTCAAAAACAAGAGCCTAAAAAAGTTCAAATAGATGGGGAAGCAGCTCCTCTAACAAAAGAGCAAGAAGCATTATTTGAAAAGTATACTAAAGAGTTAAAACTAAACTCAGAAGTATCAAATATTTTATGTAGAGATGAAAAACTTTCTTCTTTTTATGAAGAAACTCTAAAACATTTAGATAGTCCTGTAGCTTTAGCTAATATTGTTGCAAATGATGTAGCTAAACAATTAAAAGAAAAATCTATTTCTGAACTTAAGTTTAATGCTTCAGATATCGCTGAGCTTATTAAAATGGTTGATGATGAAACTATTTCAACAAAGATTGCAAAACAAGTTTTTGAAGAAATGAGTGAATCAGGAAAAAGTCCAAAACAAATAGTTGAAGACAAAGGTTTAATTCAAATCAGTGACCCTGCTGTAATTTCACCTATTATTGATGAAGTTATTGCAAAAAATCCAGATAACCTGGAGAAGTTTAAAAATGGAAATACAAAACTTTCAGGTTTCTTTGTAGGACAAGTATTAAAAGCAACAGGTGGAAAAGCAAATCCTAAAGTTGTAAATCAACTTGTTGCACAACAACTAAACAAATAA
- a CDS encoding ABC transporter substrate-binding protein codes for MYKKLKILVIFIFLATYSHAQDSRLDRILETKQLNVCIWPQYYSITYIDPRTQELTGIDSDLSKELAKDLGVELKLVKSSFPTLIKDVTSNKCDIAMFGIGKTKKRMEKLRFTTPHLNSDIYAVTTKSNKKIQNWDDIDKKGVVVAVAKGTYHEPIMKKKLKHAKLVVIKGFKQREDEVQSGRADVFMTDYPYGKKMLEKTQWARLVSPKEEYFLTSYAWVTAYGDDKFYNEVEKFIENIKKDGRLKKLAKQNGLEPIINLK; via the coding sequence ATGTATAAAAAACTTAAGATTTTAGTAATCTTTATATTTCTAGCTACTTATTCACACGCACAAGACAGTAGACTAGATAGAATTTTAGAAACAAAGCAATTAAATGTTTGTATTTGGCCTCAGTATTACAGTATTACTTATATTGACCCAAGAACACAAGAGTTAACAGGTATAGATAGTGATTTATCTAAAGAATTAGCAAAAGATTTAGGTGTTGAGTTAAAACTAGTTAAAAGTTCTTTTCCTACATTAATCAAAGATGTAACATCTAATAAATGCGATATTGCAATGTTTGGAATTGGAAAAACTAAAAAAAGAATGGAAAAACTTAGATTTACAACTCCTCATCTAAACAGTGATATTTATGCTGTAACAACTAAATCAAATAAAAAAATACAAAACTGGGATGATATAGATAAAAAAGGTGTTGTAGTTGCTGTTGCTAAGGGAACTTATCATGAACCTATTATGAAGAAAAAGCTTAAACATGCAAAGCTTGTTGTAATAAAAGGTTTTAAACAAAGAGAAGATGAAGTTCAATCAGGTAGGGCAGATGTTTTTATGACTGATTATCCTTATGGTAAAAAAATGTTAGAAAAAACTCAGTGGGCAAGACTTGTTTCTCCCAAAGAAGAGTATTTCCTCACTTCTTATGCTTGGGTAACTGCTTATGGAGATGATAAATTCTATAATGAAGTTGAAAAGTTTATTGAGAATATTAAAAAAGATGGAAGATTAAAAAAATTAGCAAAGCAAAATGGTTTAGAACCAATTATTAATTTAAAATAA
- a CDS encoding methyl-accepting chemotaxis protein: MFKNMSIQKKFSFVTVLIIFVALVISFLVFNYYKNITEEEVYQSTLDELTTHVTENVQAKKDVGISNALSIANDGRIKQALRENNRELAILSLKSISKEMKDHTPFKNIKVHVHTKDNKSFLRAWKPEKYGDDLSSFRHSVVKVNSSNEPVNTMELGKAGLSLRTVVPIKDDNGEHLGSLEFIQGLNSVAKKFDKDKDAFLLLMDLNVKKVELFNDTNKLKNYLISQKFINKDFLADARTIDLESLKANGSYRSDKYFYTSSEVKDFRGETLGIYLVARPLAIVESAIISAEKFINTAIMILVIFGLVVLVAILSNLKNTVIKPLSILSDAIVDLTKSNDPSQKIKLDRNDELGLLANNFNKYLSNIEEGLKQDAKVIDEAIDIVEKAKDGFYTYKIDSTASNKQVELLKENINQMLEVTRDNIVMVINALIEFGNAHYDYKISSDKSGNIGSLVKGANALGDSISEVLSMIDKTGRSLSINSNELAATSEQLSASATEQAASLEETAAAVEEITSTIVSTGQRAKEMSTIAEDLKVTSAEDDKLAHRTGKSMEEINTATNDIVEAITVIDQIAFQTNILSLNAAVEAATAGEAGKGFAVVAGEVRNLANRSAEAAKEIKDLVIYAQEKTKEGKETADQMVESFKYLNEKVSQVTTNVNEVSSATNEQTRAMEQINSVITQLDKATQENANASEIVSQKAMTLSEIASNLMSVISRTQFDTSKSNQVCDVDLVFDTTKLKLDHISFKETNFKELGNGKTAKVKTHTECALGKWIEQHSNESYTNNKDWDEFLIAHEKVHSNVQKYIDIDAKDKTDKQLFSVARDIEENTTKVFNYIDKIKEHRCEDLKNS; this comes from the coding sequence ATGTTTAAAAATATGAGTATACAAAAGAAATTTTCTTTTGTGACTGTTCTTATAATATTTGTTGCATTAGTAATTAGTTTTTTGGTTTTTAATTACTATAAAAATATTACAGAAGAGGAAGTTTATCAAAGTACATTAGATGAGTTAACTACTCATGTCACAGAGAATGTACAAGCAAAAAAAGATGTTGGTATTTCAAATGCTCTATCAATAGCAAATGATGGAAGAATAAAACAAGCACTAAGAGAAAACAATAGAGAGTTAGCAATTCTTAGTTTAAAGTCAATCTCAAAAGAGATGAAAGACCATACACCTTTTAAAAATATCAAAGTTCATGTACATACAAAAGATAATAAATCTTTTTTAAGAGCATGGAAACCAGAAAAATATGGTGATGATTTAAGCTCATTTAGACATAGTGTTGTAAAAGTAAATAGTTCAAATGAACCAGTTAATACAATGGAACTAGGAAAAGCTGGACTTAGTTTAAGAACAGTAGTTCCTATTAAAGATGACAATGGAGAGCATTTAGGTTCTTTAGAGTTTATTCAAGGTTTAAACTCTGTTGCAAAGAAGTTTGATAAAGACAAAGATGCTTTTTTACTTCTTATGGATTTAAATGTAAAAAAAGTTGAACTATTTAATGATACAAATAAGTTAAAAAACTATCTTATTTCTCAAAAGTTCATAAATAAAGATTTCTTAGCAGATGCAAGAACTATTGACTTAGAGTCTTTAAAAGCAAATGGTTCTTATAGAAGCGATAAATACTTTTATACAAGTAGTGAGGTAAAAGACTTTAGAGGTGAAACTTTAGGAATCTATCTTGTAGCAAGACCTTTAGCAATAGTTGAAAGTGCAATTATTAGTGCTGAAAAGTTTATTAATACTGCTATTATGATTTTAGTAATCTTTGGTTTAGTAGTTTTAGTTGCAATCTTATCTAATCTAAAAAATACTGTTATCAAGCCATTAAGTATTTTATCTGATGCAATTGTAGATTTAACAAAAAGTAATGACCCAAGCCAAAAAATCAAGCTAGATAGAAATGATGAATTAGGACTTTTAGCAAATAACTTTAATAAATATCTTTCAAATATAGAAGAGGGTTTAAAACAAGATGCAAAAGTTATTGATGAAGCAATTGATATTGTAGAAAAAGCTAAAGATGGATTCTATACATATAAGATTGATTCAACTGCATCAAATAAACAAGTTGAATTACTAAAAGAGAATATTAACCAAATGTTAGAAGTGACAAGGGATAATATTGTTATGGTAATTAACGCACTAATCGAGTTTGGAAATGCCCACTATGATTATAAAATTTCTAGTGATAAAAGTGGTAATATAGGTTCTTTAGTAAAAGGAGCAAATGCTTTAGGTGATTCTATTTCAGAAGTTTTATCTATGATTGATAAAACAGGAAGAAGCTTATCAATAAATTCAAATGAACTTGCAGCTACATCAGAACAACTTTCTGCTTCTGCAACTGAACAAGCAGCTAGTTTAGAAGAGACAGCAGCAGCAGTTGAAGAGATTACTTCAACTATTGTTTCAACTGGACAAAGAGCAAAAGAGATGTCTACAATTGCAGAAGATTTAAAGGTTACAAGTGCAGAAGATGATAAGTTAGCTCATAGAACTGGAAAGTCGATGGAAGAGATTAATACTGCAACAAATGATATTGTTGAAGCTATTACTGTAATTGACCAAATTGCTTTCCAAACAAATATCCTTTCACTTAATGCAGCGGTTGAAGCAGCAACTGCTGGTGAAGCAGGAAAAGGTTTTGCTGTTGTTGCAGGGGAAGTTAGAAATTTAGCAAATAGATCTGCTGAAGCTGCAAAAGAGATTAAAGATTTAGTAATTTATGCTCAAGAAAAAACAAAAGAGGGTAAAGAAACAGCAGACCAAATGGTTGAAAGTTTTAAATACTTAAATGAAAAAGTTTCTCAAGTTACAACAAATGTAAATGAAGTGAGTTCTGCTACAAATGAGCAAACAAGAGCAATGGAGCAAATCAACTCTGTAATCACTCAGTTAGATAAAGCAACACAAGAGAATGCAAATGCTTCAGAGATAGTTTCTCAAAAAGCAATGACTTTAAGTGAGATAGCTTCAAATTTAATGTCAGTAATTAGTAGAACACAATTTGATACTTCAAAATCAAACCAAGTATGTGATGTTGATTTAGTATTTGATACAACAAAATTAAAACTTGACCATATTTCATTTAAAGAGACAAACTTTAAAGAGCTTGGAAATGGTAAAACAGCAAAAGTTAAAACTCATACAGAGTGTGCTTTAGGTAAGTGGATTGAGCAACACTCAAATGAGTCATATACTAACAACAAAGATTGGGATGAGTTCCTTATAGCTCATGAAAAAGTTCATAGCAATGTTCAAAAGTATATCGATATTGATGCAAAAGATAAAACAGATAAACAATTATTCTCAGTAGCTAGAGATATTGAAGAGAATACAACTAAAGTATTTAATTATATTGATAAAATCAAAGAGCATAGGTGTGAAGATTTAAAAAACTCATAA